From Varibaculum massiliense, a single genomic window includes:
- a CDS encoding TrkH family potassium uptake protein, which produces MARTQRHYFNYAAVILSGFLIALLIGTCLLMLPLSTVHVGGLPLLPALFTATSALCVTGLTIVDTATYWTDFGKVVILVLIQVGGFGVMSFAAVLAQAVIRRESHSTNLASAAERRSVTGRISILLRRVLGASLLIELFTAIPLTIRFLSLEYSFPRALWHGIFHAVSAFNNAGFALYSDNLSSFVGDWGICLPLMVAIIIGGLGFPVLFELRTCPLKPYSWSLHSRMVLAGSIGLLVFSSLVVTAFEWHNPKTLGKLPSGDAILAGIFQAVQTRTTGFNSIVIGQMHESTLFAMDTFMFIGAGPAGTAGGIKITTMFALLAIVAAVIRGRRQAVVFGKSISADVAHQAVAVVVLAFILVATATIAILFLTHFTLSETLFEVLSAFGTVGLSTGITPQLNNPSQLILIALMIIGRLGPITVATALAFAPSASTISFPTERPIIG; this is translated from the coding sequence GTGGCTAGAACACAACGCCATTATTTTAACTATGCGGCGGTTATCTTGTCCGGGTTCCTCATCGCCCTGCTGATAGGAACCTGCCTCTTGATGTTGCCCCTATCAACGGTGCATGTCGGGGGCCTGCCGCTACTTCCGGCCTTATTTACCGCCACCTCTGCCCTCTGCGTTACCGGCTTGACGATTGTTGATACCGCCACCTATTGGACCGATTTTGGCAAAGTCGTGATCTTGGTACTCATCCAGGTGGGCGGCTTCGGGGTAATGAGCTTTGCCGCCGTACTCGCCCAAGCGGTTATTCGTCGGGAAAGCCACAGCACTAATCTAGCCTCCGCCGCCGAACGCCGCAGCGTAACTGGCAGGATTAGCATCCTCCTGCGGCGGGTTCTGGGCGCTTCCCTCTTGATCGAGTTATTCACCGCCATTCCCCTGACGATTCGTTTTCTATCCTTAGAGTATTCGTTTCCCCGCGCCCTCTGGCATGGAATTTTTCATGCAGTGTCGGCTTTTAATAACGCGGGATTTGCCCTCTATTCCGACAATCTCTCGTCCTTCGTCGGCGACTGGGGAATCTGCCTGCCCCTAATGGTGGCGATTATTATTGGAGGTCTAGGGTTCCCCGTCCTCTTCGAGCTGCGCACCTGCCCCCTCAAACCTTATAGTTGGTCTTTGCACTCGCGCATGGTGCTAGCCGGAAGCATAGGTCTGCTAGTATTTTCCTCCCTGGTGGTGACGGCTTTCGAGTGGCATAACCCCAAAACTCTGGGGAAACTTCCCAGCGGGGATGCGATTTTAGCTGGGATATTTCAAGCAGTCCAAACCCGCACCACCGGCTTTAACTCGATTGTTATCGGGCAAATGCACGAGTCCACCCTGTTTGCAATGGATACCTTCATGTTCATCGGAGCCGGACCGGCCGGTACCGCGGGGGGCATCAAGATCACCACTATGTTTGCCCTGTTAGCTATCGTAGCGGCGGTTATTCGCGGTCGGCGGCAAGCCGTGGTCTTTGGTAAAAGCATCTCAGCTGACGTGGCACACCAAGCAGTAGCGGTAGTGGTACTGGCGTTTATCCTGGTAGCTACCGCCACCATTGCCATCCTGTTTTTAACCCATTTCACCTTGTCGGAAACCCTATTTGAAGTGCTTTCGGCATTTGGGACTGTGGGGTTATCAACCGGAATAACACCGCAACTTAACAATCCTTCGCAACTAATCCTGATAGCTTTAATGATTATTGGACGACTAGGTCCGATTACGGTTGCTACCGCACTCGCCTTCGCACCTAGCGCCTCCACCATTTCCTTCCCGACAGAAAGGCCGATCATTGGTTAA
- a CDS encoding ABC transporter ATP-binding protein, protein MSTLIDNVSFDYQFNPDEETSSAHVSAVSDINLDFPTGSCTLITGPSGAGKSTLLKLLNGLIPELYKGNLSGHTTLAGLDTVQTDIQQLGRTAGTVFQNPRSQFFTANVLEELAFASENAGDTPQTTANRIAEAVNTWGIQRLLGKELRKLSGGELQLVACAAAVAGPQQILLLDEPTSNLSPEAISAFSEVLQRLKSAGWTLVVAEHRVYPLKGLADQVVIMGEGRIQHLYTADEFFSLSSKQRKELGLRTLEKPKMCVCTNPDQQADGITAKNLRFSYGKHRVLNIPSLCLPKGKVVALVGPNGAGKTTLARTLIGLAHPEGGSVISFSGKSCRAADRQKRSVLVMQDVNRQLFAETVAAEVVLGNDNLSKEQVQALLGDLGLQGLSERHPMTLSGGQKQRLVIANALASQAELYVFDEPTSGVDYQHLLSISSQIRSLAAKDKAILIISHDLEFINEVADYQLLLQPLDSEINVQLTAPDQEKH, encoded by the coding sequence ATGAGCACCTTAATCGACAATGTCTCCTTCGATTACCAGTTCAACCCGGACGAAGAAACCTCATCAGCTCACGTTAGCGCAGTCAGCGATATCAATCTCGATTTCCCTACAGGATCCTGTACCCTAATCACCGGTCCTTCCGGAGCAGGAAAGTCGACCCTATTAAAACTTCTGAACGGTTTAATACCCGAACTTTATAAGGGTAATCTCAGCGGACACACTACCCTTGCCGGTCTCGATACCGTGCAAACAGATATCCAACAATTAGGGCGTACCGCCGGGACAGTTTTTCAAAATCCCCGTTCCCAATTTTTTACGGCAAATGTACTAGAAGAGTTAGCATTCGCGAGCGAAAATGCCGGAGATACCCCCCAAACAACCGCTAACCGGATCGCGGAAGCTGTAAACACCTGGGGCATTCAGCGACTGCTAGGCAAAGAGTTACGTAAGCTCTCTGGAGGTGAATTGCAGCTGGTTGCTTGCGCAGCAGCAGTAGCCGGACCGCAGCAAATCCTGCTTTTAGACGAGCCCACCTCTAACCTTTCCCCTGAAGCAATCTCCGCATTCAGCGAAGTCTTACAAAGATTAAAAAGCGCGGGCTGGACCCTGGTAGTAGCCGAGCACCGCGTTTACCCTCTAAAGGGTCTCGCAGATCAAGTCGTGATTATGGGTGAAGGGCGAATCCAGCATTTGTATACTGCGGACGAGTTTTTTAGTTTGTCTTCTAAACAGCGTAAAGAGTTAGGGTTACGCACCCTGGAAAAACCGAAAATGTGCGTTTGCACCAATCCTGATCAGCAGGCGGACGGTATCACCGCAAAAAATTTAAGGTTCAGTTACGGCAAACATCGCGTCCTCAATATTCCTTCCCTATGTTTACCGAAGGGAAAAGTAGTTGCGCTAGTCGGCCCGAACGGAGCAGGCAAAACTACTCTTGCGCGCACCCTCATCGGGTTAGCTCACCCGGAAGGAGGCAGCGTTATTAGTTTTAGCGGCAAATCCTGCCGGGCGGCAGACAGACAAAAACGCAGCGTGCTAGTAATGCAAGATGTAAACCGGCAACTATTTGCTGAAACGGTAGCGGCAGAGGTCGTACTAGGAAATGACAATCTTAGTAAAGAGCAGGTGCAGGCGCTGCTAGGTGATCTGGGGTTGCAAGGATTATCTGAACGGCACCCAATGACTCTTTCCGGAGGACAAAAACAACGTCTCGTTATTGCCAATGCCCTGGCGAGCCAGGCAGAGCTTTACGTATTCGATGAACCCACCTCGGGGGTTGATTACCAGCACCTACTATCGATTAGTTCTCAGATTCGCTCACTAGCCGCAAAGGACAAAGCGATCCTGATTATTAGTCACGACTTGGAGTTCATCAATGAAGTTGCCGATTATCAGCTATTACTTCAGCCTCTCGATAGTGAAATAAACGTGCAACTTACCGCGCCCGACCAAGAGAAACATTGA
- a CDS encoding MptD family putative ECF transporter S component, protein MKTRDFINIGVFTAIYFVLVFATGMLGIINPAMMFVGYALGLIANGAVVMLFKSRVPKIGALALMGLLVGILMVITGHPWIVALLAPLLGLAADFLFAKKSAVFRVLGYAVMSVWYVVPWFPVFIDAQGYYKYIADSMGTAYADSLRWFLSPWMIVAWGVGVFILGLIGGVFGNSLMARHFRKAGIAK, encoded by the coding sequence ATGAAAACACGCGACTTCATCAACATTGGCGTTTTCACCGCAATTTATTTTGTGCTAGTTTTCGCCACTGGGATGCTAGGCATTATTAATCCGGCAATGATGTTTGTGGGCTATGCCTTAGGCCTCATCGCTAACGGCGCCGTAGTCATGCTATTTAAGTCGCGGGTGCCAAAGATTGGCGCCCTGGCATTAATGGGACTACTAGTCGGGATTTTAATGGTAATTACCGGGCACCCCTGGATTGTTGCCCTGCTTGCACCTTTGCTGGGACTGGCCGCAGACTTCCTCTTCGCTAAAAAATCAGCGGTTTTTCGGGTCCTAGGATACGCCGTCATGTCCGTATGGTACGTGGTGCCCTGGTTCCCGGTATTCATTGACGCTCAGGGCTACTACAAATATATTGCTGACTCTATGGGGACCGCCTATGCAGATTCATTACGCTGGTTCTTGTCACCATGGATGATAGTGGCCTGGGGCGTGGGAGTTTTCATTCTCGGGCTTATCGGCGGAGTCTTCGGAAATTCTCTAATGGCGCGGCACTTCCGTAAAGCTGGCATCGCAAAGTAA
- a CDS encoding phosphoenolpyruvate carboxykinase (GTP): MDNIAKILSDAGLENPAVAEYVAHWAGITEPAAIEVISAKDDDRLIAEGLATGEIAPAGDGLYYSRSYYKDTARSEERTVVATHNPQEAGIYNNWHDATEVTARQLESMKGASRSKTMYVVPYLMAPPKSPLEKWARGVELTDNLTVVLHMIRMARVGVEHLNNLENPAEFVRAVHVTGDLKNLGQGTDKDKRLFATVADERTILHFGSSYGGNALLGKIAHGLRQASYDGWASGEFLSEQFMLIGIKDKLKDHTYYVCGGFPSASGKTNLAMMLAPDALGDRYEVYFYGDDIVWLHVGEDGKIYGMNPEYGAFGVAKDTNWQSNPTAMDAIKEGSKTLFTNVAYNPETQELWWEGKTPDYPEDVTGWLDWKGEKISDRPADRQRSEAKGDDWAHPNSRFTTSLANVPNVAPDYEEPQGVPIDAIIFGGRVKDREPLIRAITDLTEGVYDGLTLGAQATFAAEGKEGVLRYDPMSMRPFMSYPEGDYAAHWLKLIGSAKEQPIFAHVNWFQRDPEDGHFLWPGYRDNLRALLWLLDLKEGRAEGVQTPVGILPKKEELNLDGFEGDDADLDKLLSIDTELWKKEMGYRREHLAQFKNLPEQIWGAHECIEQAFNA; encoded by the coding sequence ATGGATAACATTGCCAAGATCCTCAGCGATGCCGGGCTGGAAAATCCCGCAGTAGCTGAGTATGTAGCGCACTGGGCTGGAATTACCGAACCCGCTGCCATCGAAGTCATTTCCGCAAAGGATGACGACCGACTCATCGCCGAAGGCCTAGCCACCGGTGAAATCGCACCTGCGGGTGATGGACTCTACTACTCCCGCTCCTACTACAAGGACACGGCGCGCAGCGAGGAACGCACCGTCGTCGCCACCCACAATCCGCAAGAAGCCGGAATTTACAACAACTGGCACGACGCCACGGAAGTAACTGCCCGGCAGTTGGAAAGCATGAAGGGCGCGTCCCGGAGTAAAACAATGTATGTGGTGCCCTACCTGATGGCACCGCCGAAATCGCCGCTAGAAAAGTGGGCTCGCGGGGTGGAACTTACCGACAACCTCACCGTGGTTCTGCACATGATTCGCATGGCCCGGGTTGGCGTAGAACACTTGAACAATTTGGAAAATCCGGCAGAATTCGTGCGCGCAGTGCACGTGACCGGCGACCTGAAGAACTTGGGGCAGGGCACCGATAAGGATAAGCGCCTGTTTGCCACGGTAGCCGACGAACGCACAATTTTGCACTTCGGTTCCTCCTACGGCGGCAACGCGCTGCTCGGAAAGATCGCCCACGGTCTACGCCAAGCTTCTTACGACGGCTGGGCCTCCGGGGAATTCCTTTCCGAACAGTTCATGCTGATCGGGATTAAGGATAAGCTCAAGGATCACACCTACTACGTGTGCGGTGGTTTCCCCTCAGCTTCCGGTAAAACCAACCTCGCTATGATGCTAGCCCCGGACGCCTTGGGTGACCGCTACGAAGTTTACTTCTACGGCGATGACATCGTGTGGCTGCACGTTGGAGAAGACGGCAAGATTTACGGCATGAATCCCGAATACGGCGCGTTCGGCGTGGCAAAGGACACCAACTGGCAGTCTAATCCCACCGCCATGGACGCCATCAAAGAAGGTTCTAAGACGCTCTTCACCAACGTCGCCTACAACCCCGAAACCCAAGAGCTGTGGTGGGAAGGTAAGACCCCGGATTACCCCGAAGATGTTACTGGCTGGCTGGATTGGAAGGGCGAAAAGATTTCCGACCGCCCGGCCGATCGGCAGCGCTCCGAGGCCAAGGGTGACGACTGGGCACATCCCAATTCCCGCTTCACCACGTCTTTGGCTAACGTGCCCAACGTAGCCCCCGATTACGAAGAACCGCAAGGGGTGCCAATTGATGCCATCATCTTTGGCGGGCGAGTAAAGGACCGGGAGCCGCTTATCCGGGCAATCACCGACCTAACCGAGGGCGTTTACGACGGTTTGACCCTGGGCGCCCAAGCCACTTTCGCGGCGGAGGGTAAGGAGGGCGTGCTACGTTACGATCCGATGTCGATGCGCCCCTTCATGTCCTACCCCGAAGGGGACTACGCGGCCCACTGGTTGAAATTAATTGGCTCCGCGAAGGAACAGCCCATTTTTGCGCACGTGAACTGGTTCCAGCGCGATCCGGAAGACGGCCACTTCCTCTGGCCTGGCTACCGTGACAACCTGCGGGCACTGCTTTGGCTGCTAGATCTTAAGGAAGGACGCGCTGAGGGCGTGCAAACACCGGTAGGTATTTTGCCGAAGAAGGAAGAGTTGAATCTGGATGGTTTCGAAGGTGACGACGCCGATCTGGATAAGCTTCTTTCCATCGACACCGAACTGTGGAAGAAGGAGATGGGCTACCGCCGTGAACACCTTGCACAGTTCAAGAATCTACCTGAGCAGATCTGGGGCGCGCACGAGTGCATAGAGCAGGCATTTAACGCCTAA
- a CDS encoding energy-coupling factor transporter transmembrane component T, which produces MSLQCQTSAPGSAASYHQDQVTSAEILAANQRHSRPDPRTVILVIFVLNALVMSRLPIVITFLVAGIALLALLLSRCYSWALGFLAVEGTWIACIYLFPRIWPSALTAFLMVLGYWMIRICTVGGLAGYAIKTIVPGELVAGLRSLRIPIAVTVPLVVLLRFIPTVFREYRAVREAMSLRGLQMGWRALLHPLHFLEMVLVPLLASCARTADEMTAAGMVRGLGSAICPSTLKQLRFNRLDALWILTLIALIALIPYSDHLAILSGGFK; this is translated from the coding sequence ATGAGCCTTCAATGCCAAACTAGCGCCCCCGGATCAGCAGCAAGCTATCACCAGGATCAGGTCACCAGCGCTGAAATCTTAGCAGCTAACCAACGGCATTCCCGGCCAGATCCGCGCACCGTAATACTGGTTATATTCGTATTAAATGCCCTGGTAATGTCGCGACTACCCATAGTGATCACTTTCCTGGTAGCCGGTATTGCGCTCTTGGCTTTACTATTGTCACGCTGCTATTCATGGGCGCTAGGTTTTCTTGCCGTGGAAGGAACCTGGATCGCTTGCATCTATCTTTTCCCCAGAATCTGGCCAAGCGCCCTCACCGCGTTCCTAATGGTTTTAGGCTACTGGATGATAAGGATTTGCACTGTTGGCGGTCTGGCAGGTTACGCGATTAAAACTATCGTCCCCGGAGAACTCGTAGCCGGTCTTCGCAGCTTACGCATACCGATAGCTGTAACCGTTCCCCTGGTAGTGCTATTACGATTCATACCGACAGTATTTCGGGAATACCGTGCAGTAAGAGAAGCAATGTCCCTGCGGGGATTACAAATGGGATGGCGCGCCCTCTTACATCCCCTCCATTTTCTAGAAATGGTTTTAGTTCCCTTACTGGCATCCTGCGCCCGAACCGCTGATGAAATGACCGCCGCCGGCATGGTGCGCGGTTTAGGGTCCGCTATTTGCCCAAGCACTTTGAAACAGCTTCGATTCAACCGACTAGACGCCCTCTGGATATTGACGCTAATCGCCCTGATAGCTCTCATCCCCTACTCAGACCATCTAGCTATACTCTCGGGCGGATTCAAATGA
- a CDS encoding potassium channel family protein: MVNFSKPTYAVLGLGRFGSAVARELMSDYAVVIGIDLNETVVNRNNGILSQVAQTDATDIASITELGVADCDGVVVGIGGPHVEASILTCSLLTDMGVKNLWAKSSGTAHGRILEQIGVPHIVHPEVAMGRRVAHLVRGVNLDYVELSAGTAIVRTILPPSAVGPLDEVDLWNRYGVKIVAVLRENQWQPVLQDIELTEGDQVQIYGSARQVEKFARLAPRP, translated from the coding sequence TTGGTTAACTTCTCAAAACCTACTTACGCGGTTCTGGGGTTAGGGCGCTTCGGCAGCGCGGTAGCCCGCGAACTGATGTCCGACTATGCGGTGGTTATCGGTATTGATTTAAACGAAACGGTGGTAAACCGCAATAACGGTATCTTGAGCCAAGTGGCGCAAACCGATGCCACCGATATTGCGTCCATTACCGAGCTAGGGGTCGCCGATTGCGATGGCGTAGTAGTTGGTATCGGCGGTCCCCACGTAGAGGCCTCGATCCTGACCTGCTCCTTACTTACCGATATGGGGGTAAAAAACCTGTGGGCAAAATCCTCGGGAACTGCTCACGGCCGTATTTTGGAACAGATCGGGGTGCCTCATATTGTGCATCCCGAGGTGGCGATGGGGCGACGGGTAGCCCACTTGGTACGAGGGGTAAACCTGGACTACGTGGAACTATCTGCCGGAACCGCCATCGTAAGAACTATCCTTCCCCCGTCCGCGGTCGGGCCTCTCGATGAGGTCGATCTGTGGAACCGGTATGGGGTAAAGATCGTGGCGGTGCTGCGGGAAAACCAATGGCAACCGGTACTGCAAGACATCGAACTTACCGAGGGAGACCAAGTACAAATTTACGGTAGCGCAAGGCAGGTAGAAAAGTTCGCCCGCCTCGCACCCCGCCCGTAG
- a CDS encoding NTP transferase domain-containing protein: MLSSLTKAQFDVLYAFFRSSEALKESQIQSLTGIPLATVKSTIKELESYGYLAHQQITAAGEEALAPYAVDNAVIMAAGLSSRFAPISYERPKGTLRVRGEVLIERQIEQLHEAGITDIIVVVGYRKEYFFYLAEKYGVKIVVNSEYATRNNNGSLWLVRDKLANTYVCSSDDYFTENPFESHVYRAYYSAQHVKGETDEWCLKTDTDGLITGVTVGGRDTWIMLGHVYFDREFSRKFVEVLESVYHLAETTPKLWEQIYVDHLNAFNMVIRKYPEGVINEFDSVDELRSFDPFFMENVDSEIFENIKKTLGCDVNDIQDVYPLKQGITNLSCHFAVKGREYVYRHPGIGTDKIMDRQAESEALNLARELKLDSTFLASDPLQGWKISRFIPDCRNLDVNNPEELRRAMRMSRQLHESGKKLARNFDFVAEGLRYEDILKQYGPIDVPGYEELREKVLRLKRYTDADNFPIVPSHNDFSSLNFLVSPEGDLDLIDWEYAGMSDIAADFGTMVVSTLDHNEKQADQALEYYFNRPPTPAEHRHFWSYVVFAGWCWYLWSLVKESEGDNIGEWLYIYYSHATEKINDLLAAYENATRDD; this comes from the coding sequence ATGCTCTCAAGCCTAACTAAAGCGCAATTTGATGTTCTTTATGCCTTTTTTCGCTCCTCAGAAGCACTAAAGGAAAGCCAAATTCAATCATTGACAGGCATACCGCTAGCAACGGTGAAGTCAACAATTAAAGAGCTCGAATCGTATGGCTATCTAGCACATCAGCAGATAACAGCGGCTGGAGAGGAAGCGCTAGCGCCTTATGCTGTTGATAATGCGGTAATCATGGCTGCCGGACTCTCCTCGCGTTTTGCACCAATCTCTTATGAGCGCCCCAAAGGCACGCTCCGGGTACGGGGGGAAGTGCTCATTGAGCGTCAAATTGAGCAGCTCCACGAAGCAGGTATCACCGACATTATTGTGGTTGTCGGGTATCGCAAGGAATACTTTTTCTATCTCGCAGAAAAATACGGGGTGAAGATTGTAGTTAACTCCGAATATGCAACCCGCAACAATAACGGTTCCCTGTGGCTGGTGAGGGACAAACTAGCCAACACCTACGTGTGCTCCTCTGACGACTATTTCACTGAAAACCCCTTCGAATCACACGTTTACCGTGCCTATTACTCAGCTCAACATGTAAAAGGCGAGACTGACGAGTGGTGCCTAAAAACAGATACCGATGGGCTGATAACCGGAGTTACTGTCGGTGGACGGGACACCTGGATCATGCTCGGACACGTCTATTTTGATCGTGAGTTTTCCAGGAAATTTGTTGAAGTACTCGAAAGTGTCTATCACCTTGCAGAAACGACTCCCAAGCTTTGGGAACAAATCTATGTCGATCACCTAAACGCCTTTAATATGGTTATTCGTAAATATCCCGAAGGGGTGATTAACGAATTTGATTCTGTAGATGAGCTTCGCTCATTTGATCCCTTCTTTATGGAAAATGTGGATTCAGAAATTTTTGAAAACATTAAGAAAACCCTTGGGTGTGATGTCAACGATATTCAAGATGTCTATCCGTTGAAGCAGGGGATTACTAATCTTTCCTGTCATTTTGCCGTTAAAGGTCGCGAGTATGTCTATCGTCACCCAGGGATAGGTACAGACAAAATTATGGATCGCCAAGCCGAAAGCGAAGCCTTAAATTTGGCGAGGGAACTGAAGCTTGATTCCACCTTCCTGGCCTCAGACCCGCTTCAAGGATGGAAAATTTCGCGGTTTATCCCCGACTGTCGCAACCTTGACGTGAACAATCCTGAGGAGCTACGCAGGGCAATGAGGATGTCCAGGCAGCTTCATGAAAGTGGTAAAAAGCTGGCGCGTAACTTTGACTTTGTGGCTGAAGGTTTGCGTTATGAAGATATTCTCAAGCAATACGGCCCGATTGATGTCCCAGGCTATGAAGAACTGCGTGAAAAAGTATTGCGTTTAAAACGCTATACAGACGCAGATAATTTTCCGATCGTTCCCAGCCACAATGATTTTTCTAGTTTGAATTTTCTGGTGTCTCCCGAGGGCGATTTGGATCTTATTGACTGGGAATATGCGGGAATGTCAGATATTGCCGCTGATTTTGGCACCATGGTAGTTTCTACCCTTGACCATAATGAAAAACAGGCGGATCAAGCGCTTGAATATTATTTTAACCGCCCTCCAACTCCAGCTGAGCATCGTCACTTTTGGTCGTATGTAGTGTTCGCCGGCTGGTGTTGGTATCTGTGGTCGCTGGTCAAAGAATCTGAAGGGGATAATATCGGCGAATGGCTCTATATTTACTATTCACACGCGACTGAGAAAATCAACGATTTGCTCGCCGCCTACGAAAATGCGACCAGGGATGATTAA